In one window of Streptomyces sp. FXJ1.172 DNA:
- the ligD gene encoding non-homologous end-joining DNA ligase — protein MTPITEVAGRRVALSNLEKVLYPETGFTKAELVHYYATSADALLPHLRDRAVSFLRYPDGPKGQQFFTKNVPPGTPDWVTTAEVPRSEGPARMVVVQDLPSLVWAANLVTEFHTHQWLVQAPDQADRLVFDLDPGAPAHLVHCCEVALWLRGRLAADGIEAYPKTAGSKGLHLLASVRGSSCERTSEYAKGLAVEAERALPRLVVHRMTKSLRPGKVFVDWSQNAARKTTAAPYTLRARTAPLVSAPVTWEEVEACRSPAQLEFQARDIAPRLRDLGDLMAPLLDPATAARLP, from the coding sequence ATGACGCCTATCACAGAGGTGGCGGGGCGGCGGGTCGCGCTCAGCAACCTGGAGAAGGTGCTGTATCCGGAGACCGGCTTCACCAAGGCGGAGCTGGTGCACTACTACGCGACCAGCGCCGACGCACTGCTGCCGCACCTGCGCGACCGGGCCGTGTCCTTCCTGCGCTATCCGGACGGCCCGAAGGGGCAGCAGTTCTTCACCAAGAACGTGCCGCCGGGTACGCCCGACTGGGTCACCACCGCCGAGGTGCCCCGCTCGGAGGGGCCGGCCCGGATGGTCGTCGTACAGGATCTGCCCAGCCTCGTCTGGGCGGCGAACCTCGTCACCGAGTTCCATACGCACCAGTGGCTGGTGCAGGCACCGGATCAGGCGGACCGGCTGGTGTTCGATCTCGATCCGGGGGCGCCCGCGCATCTCGTCCACTGCTGCGAGGTGGCCCTGTGGCTGCGCGGACGGCTCGCGGCGGACGGGATCGAGGCGTACCCGAAGACGGCCGGGTCGAAGGGGCTGCATCTGCTGGCCTCCGTACGGGGCTCGTCCTGCGAGCGGACCAGCGAGTACGCCAAAGGGCTCGCCGTCGAGGCCGAGCGGGCGCTGCCCCGGCTGGTGGTGCACCGGATGACGAAGAGCCTGAGGCCGGGGAAGGTGTTCGTCGACTGGAGCCAGAACGCCGCGCGCAAGACCACGGCCGCGCCCTACACGCTGCGCGCCCGTACGGCGCCGCTGGTGTCCGCCCCGGTCACCTGGGAGGAGGTCGAGGCCTGCCGCAGTCCGGCGCAGCTGGAGTTCCAGGCGCGGGACATCGCTCCACGGCTGCGGGACCTCGGGGATCTGATGGCACCTTTGCTGGACCCGGCAACGGCGGCGCGCCTCCCCTGA
- a CDS encoding phosphotransferase family protein, whose product MISGSSGTLDGGGAEFTVEGLEPVLRDACARAGIDSGGAELLRLGSNAVYRLTSLPIIVRIARDPSVLAEMERAVGVARWLETEDFPSMRVPASVAQPLVVGGLVVTFWESVQDREEYATVGELADLLRRLHWLEEPESLGLPYFDPLAKLAASLDGLDGISGEDRTFLDERAAALAKDYDRLDFVLPFGLIHGDASIGNILRHRDGHAVLIDLDGFALAPREWDLIQTAIFYDRYGWHTKAEYAEFVHRYGFDLMNWPGYETLADLRELMMVAWLGHQVPTSERSAAEFARRVRSLRTGEGRDEWGPF is encoded by the coding sequence ATGATCTCGGGCAGCAGCGGGACACTGGACGGCGGCGGCGCGGAGTTCACGGTGGAGGGTCTGGAGCCCGTCCTCCGGGATGCGTGCGCGAGGGCTGGAATCGACTCCGGCGGCGCCGAACTGCTGCGGCTGGGGTCGAACGCGGTCTACCGACTGACGTCCTTACCCATCATCGTGCGCATCGCGCGTGATCCGTCGGTGCTCGCCGAGATGGAACGGGCCGTGGGCGTGGCTCGGTGGCTTGAGACCGAGGACTTCCCGTCCATGCGCGTGCCGGCGTCGGTCGCGCAGCCGCTCGTCGTCGGCGGACTGGTGGTCACCTTCTGGGAGAGCGTCCAGGATCGCGAGGAGTACGCGACGGTCGGCGAGCTGGCCGACCTCCTACGCCGCTTGCACTGGCTTGAGGAACCCGAATCCCTGGGCCTGCCGTACTTCGACCCGCTGGCCAAGCTGGCGGCGTCTCTCGACGGCCTGGACGGCATCTCGGGGGAGGACCGGACGTTCCTGGACGAGCGAGCGGCGGCCCTCGCCAAGGATTACGACCGCCTGGACTTCGTCCTCCCCTTCGGCCTGATCCACGGTGACGCCAGCATCGGGAACATCCTCCGCCACAGGGACGGGCACGCTGTGCTCATCGACCTGGACGGCTTCGCCCTCGCCCCGCGCGAGTGGGACCTGATCCAGACGGCCATCTTCTACGACCGGTACGGCTGGCACACAAAGGCGGAGTACGCCGAATTCGTGCACCGGTACGGTTTCGACCTGATGAACTGGCCGGGCTACGAAACGCTCGCCGACCTACGTGAGCTGATGATGGTCGCCTGGCTCGGCCACCAGGTCCCGACGAGCGAGCGCTCTGCCGCCGAATTCGCTCGGCGAGTGCGGTCCCTTCGCACGGGGGAGGGCCGAGACGAGTGGGGCCCGTTCTGA
- a CDS encoding type 1 glutamine amidotransferase domain-containing protein: MAATKKILVIVTNVGEYEKVGMRTGLWLGELTHFWDVATEGGYTMDIASPQGGKIPLDPESLSHEVLAELGTEKRYRDRAFMDLLEDTRKISNVRLDDYDAIYLTGGHGVMFDFPQTPELEELMARFYESGRVVSTVCHGGTGLLNVVLSNGDPLVKGKKVTGFSWPEEELANRADAVPYNLQQRLKELGADYSTADKPFESYVVEDGRLITGQNPGSARGVAQAVLRQLTKA, from the coding sequence ATGGCAGCGACGAAGAAGATCCTGGTGATCGTCACCAACGTCGGGGAGTACGAGAAAGTCGGCATGCGTACGGGGCTGTGGCTGGGGGAGCTGACTCACTTCTGGGACGTGGCTACTGAGGGTGGTTACACCATGGACATCGCCAGTCCTCAGGGTGGCAAGATCCCGCTGGACCCTGAGAGCCTTTCCCATGAGGTCCTGGCCGAACTCGGCACCGAAAAGCGGTACCGGGACCGAGCGTTCATGGATCTCCTGGAAGACACGCGGAAGATTTCCAACGTGCGTCTCGACGACTACGACGCGATCTACCTCACGGGTGGACACGGAGTGATGTTCGATTTTCCGCAGACCCCTGAACTGGAAGAACTGATGGCGCGGTTCTATGAATCGGGGCGCGTCGTGTCGACGGTCTGCCATGGAGGGACTGGTCTGCTGAATGTCGTCCTCAGCAACGGCGACCCCCTCGTGAAGGGGAAGAAGGTCACGGGCTTCTCCTGGCCCGAAGAGGAACTGGCGAACCGGGCAGACGCCGTCCCCTACAACCTGCAGCAGAGGCTGAAGGAACTCGGGGCCGACTACAGCACGGCAGACAAGCCCTTCGAGTCGTATGTGGTCGAGGACGGCCGGCTGATCACTGGACAGAACCCTGGTAGTGCCAGGGGAGTGGCGCAGGCGGTTCTGAGGCAATTGACCAAGGCCTGA
- a CDS encoding restriction endonuclease, SacI family, with amino-acid sequence MGITIKKSEAEKVLRAAYEAASEGDCFLDDWKFLATSLREADAPRTYTAALVTALLARACDESVDPLSIKEKYGERAFSLRTLCHGVVVPMSVDLGFDLGATGREPINNQPFFRYDHYSEIVRVTTKARPYLDRVSSALARVDEQNFSTEDSFHALVAVLAVCIDVANKKRRVAVGSAIVEASLIAETQRFVVSGHDVPRKLQACVAAGLDMAYDDVISRRINDPSRDLPGDVQVIVDGYPLLTVEVRGKSVSQEGLEQFVRSATDAGFRRVALMVDAASHVSLTSFGEPTSELEWKYECIVKVNESVSSFLRDVFVWSPLDTDSILSAFPEAMYRRMIEIEVRDSEMERWTQLFPEDA; translated from the coding sequence GTGGGCATAACAATTAAAAAGAGCGAAGCCGAGAAGGTTCTGCGGGCGGCATACGAGGCGGCCAGCGAGGGCGACTGCTTTCTCGACGACTGGAAGTTCCTTGCCACCTCACTGCGCGAGGCGGATGCTCCGAGGACTTACACGGCCGCACTTGTGACGGCGTTGCTCGCGCGTGCATGTGACGAGAGCGTGGACCCTCTCTCGATCAAAGAGAAATACGGCGAGCGGGCCTTCTCTCTTCGTACTCTCTGCCATGGTGTAGTGGTCCCGATGTCCGTCGATCTCGGATTTGACCTGGGTGCGACAGGACGGGAACCGATAAACAACCAGCCGTTCTTCCGCTACGACCACTACAGCGAGATAGTCAGGGTTACGACCAAGGCGCGTCCGTACCTGGACCGAGTAAGCAGCGCGCTCGCCAGGGTCGATGAACAGAACTTCTCCACCGAAGATTCATTCCATGCCCTCGTCGCCGTCCTGGCAGTGTGCATCGATGTGGCGAACAAGAAGCGTCGCGTTGCAGTCGGCAGCGCCATCGTCGAGGCGAGCCTGATTGCCGAGACACAGAGATTCGTCGTCAGCGGGCATGACGTTCCGCGCAAGCTCCAGGCTTGCGTCGCGGCCGGCCTCGACATGGCCTACGACGACGTCATCTCCCGCAGAATCAACGACCCTTCCCGCGATCTGCCCGGCGACGTCCAGGTGATCGTGGACGGCTATCCCTTGCTGACCGTGGAAGTGCGGGGCAAGAGTGTGTCGCAGGAGGGACTTGAGCAGTTCGTTCGCAGCGCAACGGACGCCGGCTTCCGTCGGGTGGCGCTCATGGTCGATGCGGCGTCGCACGTATCGCTCACGTCATTCGGCGAGCCGACAAGCGAGCTTGAGTGGAAGTACGAGTGCATCGTCAAGGTGAACGAGAGCGTGTCGAGCTTCCTGCGTGACGTATTCGTGTGGTCGCCTCTCGACACCGACTCCATCTTGTCGGCCTTTCCTGAGGCGATGTACCGGCGGATGATCGAGATCGAGGTACGGGACTCCGAGATGGAGCGCTGGACCCAGCTCTTTCCCGAAGACGCGTGA
- a CDS encoding DNA cytosine methyltransferase → MNRELPVISLFSGAGGLDCAIESCAEPPLVQDGSGSPLRVAVATDHDQTALATLSANFPHTKTLCGDIQTIPTAELLEAGGLQPGDPALVIGGPPCTPFSKSGFWIEEKRNSADPNASLLDEYVRVVRESRPEAFILENVQGLTYKTHQAQFDRLIAGLRDAGYNPAFRVLLAAEYGVPQLRRRVFVVGRRDGKPFRFPETTHSGESERDRVVDHTKIPFTSLREALAGLPDVPEAGEIVEGTYAELAAEVPPGQNYLWHTDRYGGRNEFKWRSRYWTFLLKADPDRPSTTLQAQPGPWVGPFHWENVKNASGEERARRFRVAEMKRIMTFPDEFVFTGGKREVQRQIGNAVPVELGKVVVRALMEQLGHLNRDGANIPNQVGHEQLELI, encoded by the coding sequence GTGAACCGTGAGCTTCCTGTGATCAGTCTGTTCTCCGGGGCCGGTGGCCTCGACTGCGCCATCGAGAGCTGTGCTGAACCACCGCTGGTCCAGGACGGTTCCGGGTCTCCGCTGCGCGTCGCTGTCGCCACGGACCACGACCAGACGGCCTTGGCCACGCTGTCGGCCAACTTCCCGCACACCAAGACGTTGTGCGGGGACATCCAGACGATTCCGACCGCAGAGCTGCTGGAAGCCGGCGGCCTGCAGCCCGGCGATCCGGCCCTGGTCATCGGTGGCCCTCCCTGTACGCCGTTCAGCAAGTCCGGCTTCTGGATCGAGGAGAAGCGCAACAGCGCCGATCCCAATGCCTCGCTCCTCGACGAGTACGTCCGTGTGGTCCGTGAGAGCAGGCCCGAAGCCTTCATCCTGGAGAACGTGCAGGGCCTGACGTACAAGACCCATCAAGCCCAGTTCGACCGGCTCATCGCGGGTCTCAGGGACGCAGGTTACAACCCGGCCTTCCGTGTGCTCCTCGCGGCCGAGTACGGAGTTCCGCAGCTCCGCAGGCGAGTGTTCGTCGTGGGCCGACGTGACGGTAAGCCCTTCCGTTTCCCGGAGACCACACACTCTGGTGAGTCGGAGCGGGACCGGGTCGTCGATCACACCAAGATTCCCTTTACGAGCCTGCGTGAGGCGCTTGCCGGACTCCCCGACGTTCCTGAGGCGGGAGAGATCGTCGAGGGAACCTACGCCGAACTTGCCGCGGAAGTTCCTCCCGGGCAGAACTACCTGTGGCACACCGACCGGTACGGCGGCCGCAACGAGTTCAAATGGCGCAGCCGCTACTGGACCTTCCTGCTGAAGGCGGATCCGGATCGCCCTTCCACGACGCTGCAGGCCCAGCCGGGGCCATGGGTCGGGCCATTCCACTGGGAGAACGTGAAGAACGCGAGCGGGGAAGAGCGGGCCCGCCGGTTCCGCGTCGCCGAGATGAAGCGAATCATGACGTTCCCCGACGAGTTCGTCTTCACCGGCGGAAAACGGGAAGTGCAGCGCCAGATCGGCAACGCGGTTCCAGTGGAGCTGGGGAAGGTCGTTGTCCGGGCCCTGATGGAACAGCTCGGCCACCTCAATCGTGACGGCGCCAATATTCCTAACCAGGTCGGCCATGAACAGCTTGAATTGATCTAG
- a CDS encoding S53 family peptidase has product MRRIHAQRRTAVAAAWVTSLTSFAAITALLSGSVAAAAPVRPAKEVKPVPAAGQQSNSGAGSLMTTAQCRAKWRSDCYNAIQYRQAYNLNPLYKAGVTGKGRTIVIVDPFGSPTIQKDLDVYSARFGIKSTHVDVVKWGNVPRFDPSDADQLGWAGETTLDVEMAHAVAPDAHIVLAETAVGRIGDGTTGLREVMDAEKSLIDRGVGDVISQSWGVAENNFPGFSKGDFSSIQNLRYAFKDAAKHGVTVTDASGDSGPTDTTSNGRTTYPYRVNAWPTDDPLVVSVGGTQLHLDAKGDRTVPDSVYNDHGASGGGQSHVFARPSYQNGVAGNHRSTPDVSMSASLKGGAWVYSSYDPKRVGWDVYVGTSEASPLFAGIVALADQVAGHRLGDIHKALYSLYAKSSSNPSTGIVDVKDGTNNSYAGVTGYTAVKGYDMATGVGTIDAARFVPALAKAG; this is encoded by the coding sequence ATGCGCAGGATTCATGCGCAGCGGCGCACTGCGGTCGCCGCAGCCTGGGTCACCAGCCTCACCAGTTTCGCTGCGATAACAGCGCTTTTGTCTGGTTCCGTCGCCGCCGCTGCACCCGTGCGGCCGGCGAAGGAAGTCAAGCCCGTGCCAGCGGCCGGGCAGCAATCGAACAGCGGGGCCGGCAGCCTGATGACCACTGCGCAGTGCCGGGCGAAGTGGCGGTCCGACTGCTACAACGCGATCCAGTATCGCCAGGCGTACAACCTGAACCCGCTGTACAAGGCAGGAGTGACCGGCAAGGGGCGCACGATCGTGATCGTGGATCCGTTCGGCTCGCCGACCATCCAGAAGGACCTGGATGTCTACAGCGCCCGGTTCGGCATCAAGAGCACCCATGTCGACGTGGTCAAGTGGGGCAACGTCCCGCGCTTCGACCCCAGCGACGCGGACCAGCTCGGCTGGGCCGGGGAGACCACCCTCGACGTGGAGATGGCACATGCCGTCGCCCCGGACGCGCACATCGTCCTGGCGGAGACCGCGGTCGGCCGGATCGGGGACGGCACCACCGGCCTGCGGGAGGTCATGGACGCCGAGAAGTCGCTCATCGACCGCGGCGTGGGCGATGTGATCAGTCAGAGCTGGGGCGTGGCGGAGAACAACTTCCCCGGCTTCAGCAAGGGTGACTTCTCCAGCATCCAGAACCTGCGGTACGCCTTCAAGGACGCGGCCAAGCACGGTGTGACCGTCACCGACGCTTCCGGCGACAGCGGACCCACCGACACCACCTCGAACGGCCGGACAACCTATCCGTACAGGGTCAACGCCTGGCCGACCGACGACCCCCTGGTGGTCTCGGTCGGCGGCACCCAGCTCCACCTGGACGCCAAGGGCGACCGCACCGTGCCGGACAGCGTCTACAACGACCACGGCGCCAGCGGCGGCGGCCAGTCCCACGTCTTCGCCCGTCCCTCGTATCAGAACGGGGTGGCCGGCAATCACCGCAGCACGCCGGACGTCTCCATGTCCGCCTCCCTGAAGGGCGGCGCATGGGTGTACTCCAGCTACGACCCGAAGCGGGTCGGCTGGGACGTCTACGTCGGCACCAGCGAGGCCAGCCCGCTCTTCGCAGGAATCGTGGCTCTGGCCGACCAGGTCGCCGGGCACCGGCTGGGGGACATCCACAAGGCGCTGTACTCGCTGTACGCGAAGTCCTCGTCGAACCCGTCCACCGGGATCGTGGACGTGAAGGACGGCACGAACAACAGCTACGCGGGAGTCACCGGCTACACCGCGGTCAAGGGCTACGACATGGCGACCGGTGTCGGAACGATCGACGCGGCCCGCTTCGTCCCGGCCCTCGCCAAGGCGGGCTGA
- the ku gene encoding non-homologous end joining protein Ku, whose translation MRSIWNGAISFGLVSIPIKLVNATESHAISFRQIHTEDNGRIRYRKVCELEDREVSQDEIGKGYEDADGTIIPITDEDLSHLPIPTARTIEIVAFVPGDRIDPLQLDAAYYLAAGGAPAAKPYVLLREALKRSNKVAIAKYALRGRERLGMLRVVGDAIAMHGLLWPDEVRAPEGVAPDTEVSVRAKELDLADALMDTLGEVDLADLHDEYRHALEEVIAAKASGEIPPEAPAPAAGGKVLDLMAALESSVRAARESRGEAPPSGTEAEVRRLPRKTAAAAKKTAGAKKTTAAKKPATAKSATKKATQGTPRKAAQKTAQKTAQKTAQKTAQKTAQKTAQKTAQKTAQKVTQKAAQKTTQKKAAPRKRSA comes from the coding sequence GTGCGGTCGATATGGAACGGCGCCATCTCGTTCGGGCTCGTCAGCATCCCGATCAAGCTGGTCAACGCCACGGAGAGCCACGCGATCTCCTTCCGCCAGATCCACACCGAGGACAACGGCCGCATCCGCTACCGCAAGGTGTGCGAGCTGGAGGACCGCGAGGTCAGCCAGGATGAGATCGGCAAGGGGTACGAGGACGCGGACGGCACGATCATCCCGATCACCGACGAGGACCTCTCCCACCTGCCGATCCCGACCGCCCGCACCATCGAGATCGTGGCCTTCGTACCGGGCGACCGGATCGACCCGCTCCAGCTGGACGCGGCGTACTACCTCGCGGCCGGCGGGGCGCCCGCGGCCAAGCCGTACGTCCTCCTGCGCGAGGCCCTGAAGCGCAGCAACAAGGTGGCCATCGCGAAGTACGCGCTGCGCGGCCGCGAACGCCTCGGCATGCTGCGGGTCGTCGGCGACGCCATCGCCATGCACGGCCTGCTCTGGCCGGACGAGGTGCGCGCCCCCGAGGGCGTCGCCCCGGACACCGAGGTCAGCGTCCGCGCCAAGGAACTCGACCTCGCCGACGCCCTGATGGACACCCTCGGCGAGGTCGACCTCGCGGATCTGCACGACGAGTACCGGCACGCGCTCGAGGAGGTCATCGCCGCGAAGGCCTCCGGCGAGATCCCGCCCGAAGCCCCGGCCCCGGCCGCCGGCGGCAAGGTCCTCGACCTCATGGCGGCCCTGGAGAGCAGCGTGCGGGCGGCCCGGGAGTCGCGCGGGGAGGCACCGCCCTCCGGGACGGAGGCCGAGGTCCGACGGCTGCCCCGGAAGACGGCCGCCGCCGCGAAGAAGACGGCCGGCGCGAAGAAGACGACGGCGGCCAAGAAGCCGGCGACGGCCAAGTCGGCGACGAAGAAGGCAACGCAGGGGACGCCCCGGAAAGCGGCACAGAAGACGGCACAGAAGACGGCACAGAAGACGGCACAGAAGACGGCACAGAAGACGGCACAGAAGACGGCACAGAAGACGGCACAGAAGACGGCACAAAAGGTGACGCAGAAGGCGGCACAGAAGACGACGCAGAAGAAGGCCGCGCCCCGCAAGCGGTCGGCGTGA
- a CDS encoding GntR family transcriptional regulator, with amino-acid sequence MPPKGTQPKYRQIADYLRDGILDGTFPAGQPLPSEEALAKQFGVTRPTVRQGLSELRASGLVEAIMGRGTFARSPHGRPSHTRPRGVRRTTDGRYVEADGITWTDAEPPVATRTDAPLPLADLLRIPPGEPMFTYDALQTADHGRLRQLHRTYVPFSVLIDTKYEEEAPPPAPELYAALADLGHELHFTEYVRTRMPLPDQAQALRLADGVPLLHILRVTLTESDKPLALEELHLPGDELELSFRL; translated from the coding sequence ATGCCGCCGAAGGGCACGCAGCCGAAGTACCGGCAGATCGCCGACTACCTGCGCGATGGCATCTTGGACGGCACGTTCCCGGCCGGCCAACCGCTCCCGTCAGAGGAGGCGTTGGCCAAGCAGTTCGGCGTGACGCGTCCCACAGTCCGCCAAGGCCTGAGCGAACTCCGGGCGTCCGGTCTCGTCGAGGCCATCATGGGCCGTGGCACCTTCGCCCGGTCCCCCCACGGCCGTCCCAGCCACACGCGCCCTCGCGGTGTACGTCGGACCACGGACGGCCGCTACGTCGAGGCAGACGGCATCACCTGGACGGATGCCGAGCCGCCGGTAGCCACCCGCACCGACGCCCCGCTTCCCCTAGCGGACCTACTCCGCATCCCGCCAGGCGAGCCGATGTTCACGTACGACGCTCTGCAGACCGCGGACCATGGCCGCTTGCGCCAACTCCACCGGACTTACGTCCCGTTCTCGGTGCTTATCGACACCAAGTACGAGGAAGAAGCCCCACCGCCGGCGCCGGAGCTCTACGCTGCACTCGCCGACCTGGGCCACGAACTCCACTTCACGGAGTACGTCCGCACTCGCATGCCCCTCCCCGACCAGGCCCAAGCGCTACGGCTCGCCGATGGGGTACCGCTGCTCCACATCCTCCGCGTGACGCTCACCGAGTCAGACAAGCCCCTCGCTCTGGAAGAGCTCCACCTCCCGGGCGACGAGTTGGAGCTCTCGTTCAGGCTGTAA
- a CDS encoding IS481 family transposase has product MALVELSVVEQRYRAVLAVLAGATVTEVAASLGVSRQTVSGWKSRYETSGLAGLADRSRKPASCPHQVSAEVETAVCELRRKHPKWGPRRIAHVLERSGAVSPVPSRMTVYRILVRHGLVEPGVRRRKRSDYKRWQRDRPMQLWQMDIVGGVMLVDPVTGELTEAKVVTGVDDHSRYCVIASVVERATGRAVCAAFVRALQRFGVPEEVLTDNGKQFTDRFGQGGEVLFDRICRENGIAHRLTQPASPTTTGKVERFHQTLRRELLDDCGAFESIEAAQAALDAWVEEYNSMRPHQALDMQFPADRFTPVAEQERDVLGLRVPGVLVLVPHQRTAPAVTSEPAQAPPAPAPLAVQVDEGGPVEFERVVPASGNLQVAGKQFWLGPARSGLTVTFWADTSVIHLLIAGARIKTVRSHLSVADLGRLAARGGRAAGPAPLPAGEGAAFEVDRVVNNSGLVGLGGHQVLAAEILGGRQVGIRIDDETLSFFDPSSRELLRVRPNPLTGEEVRRLRGLRPAGPPPRPGIEPVRVQRRVSAVGTVMVCRQVVSLGRPYAGQTVTVHVSDTTISVELDGQVRVIRRTTDVPVRNVKANKPHGAPYVV; this is encoded by the coding sequence TTGGCGCTGGTGGAGTTGTCGGTTGTCGAGCAGAGATACCGGGCTGTCCTGGCGGTGCTGGCGGGAGCGACGGTGACCGAGGTCGCCGCGTCGCTTGGGGTGTCCCGGCAGACGGTCAGCGGCTGGAAGTCCCGGTATGAGACCTCCGGTCTGGCCGGGTTGGCGGATCGTTCGCGCAAGCCGGCGTCGTGTCCGCATCAGGTCTCTGCCGAGGTGGAGACGGCCGTGTGTGAGCTGCGGCGCAAGCACCCGAAGTGGGGTCCGCGGCGGATCGCGCATGTGCTGGAGCGGTCCGGGGCGGTGAGTCCGGTGCCGTCGCGGATGACTGTGTATCGGATCCTGGTCCGTCACGGCCTGGTGGAGCCGGGGGTGCGGCGCCGGAAGCGGTCGGATTACAAGCGCTGGCAGCGGGACCGGCCGATGCAGCTGTGGCAGATGGACATCGTTGGCGGGGTGATGCTGGTCGACCCGGTGACCGGGGAGCTGACCGAGGCCAAGGTCGTGACCGGGGTGGACGATCATTCCCGGTACTGCGTGATCGCGTCGGTGGTCGAGCGGGCGACCGGGAGGGCGGTCTGTGCGGCCTTCGTCCGGGCCTTGCAGAGGTTCGGGGTGCCGGAGGAGGTGCTGACGGACAACGGTAAGCAGTTCACCGATCGGTTCGGGCAGGGCGGTGAGGTGCTGTTCGACCGGATCTGCCGGGAGAACGGGATCGCGCACCGGCTCACCCAGCCGGCGTCGCCGACCACGACGGGCAAGGTCGAGCGGTTCCATCAGACGCTGCGGCGTGAACTCCTCGACGACTGCGGTGCGTTCGAGAGCATCGAGGCGGCTCAGGCGGCGCTGGATGCGTGGGTGGAGGAATACAACTCCATGCGTCCGCACCAGGCGCTGGACATGCAGTTCCCGGCGGACCGGTTTACCCCGGTTGCTGAGCAGGAGCGGGACGTCCTGGGCTTGAGGGTGCCCGGAGTGCTCGTGCTGGTGCCGCACCAGCGGACGGCCCCTGCGGTGACGTCGGAGCCGGCCCAAGCGCCGCCTGCCCCTGCCCCTCTGGCGGTGCAGGTGGACGAGGGCGGGCCGGTGGAGTTCGAGCGGGTGGTGCCTGCGAGTGGGAATCTGCAGGTCGCGGGCAAGCAGTTCTGGCTCGGTCCGGCCCGCTCAGGGCTGACGGTGACCTTCTGGGCCGACACCTCGGTGATCCATCTGCTGATCGCCGGGGCGCGGATCAAGACCGTGCGGTCGCACTTGTCTGTGGCGGATCTGGGACGGCTGGCCGCCCGGGGCGGACGTGCGGCCGGGCCGGCCCCGCTTCCGGCCGGTGAGGGGGCGGCGTTCGAGGTGGACCGGGTCGTGAACAACAGCGGCCTGGTCGGCCTGGGCGGGCACCAGGTGCTGGCAGCGGAGATCCTCGGCGGCCGCCAGGTGGGCATCCGGATCGATGACGAGACGCTGTCGTTCTTCGATCCGTCCTCGCGGGAACTGCTGAGGGTGCGGCCCAACCCGCTGACCGGCGAGGAAGTGCGCAGGCTGCGGGGCTTGCGTCCGGCCGGACCGCCGCCGCGGCCGGGTATCGAGCCGGTGCGGGTGCAGCGGCGGGTCAGCGCGGTGGGCACGGTCATGGTCTGCCGGCAGGTCGTCTCCCTCGGCCGCCCGTACGCAGGGCAGACCGTGACCGTGCACGTGTCGGACACGACGATCAGTGTCGAGCTGGACGGCCAGGTCCGGGTGATCCGGCGCACGACCGACGTCCCGGTCCGTAACGTGAAAGCGAACAAGCCCCACGGGGCTCCCTACGTTGTCTAG
- a CDS encoding bifunctional DNA primase/polymerase yields the protein MEWLSAAADNPVECRQVWADDPRMPALLPTGRFFDVLSVDQRLGMEMYDRLLRSGMPFGPTAIDRKAQRVGFFLNSQSRESFTHYLERETSTPPTYRYLDEGSAVVVPGPTPLFDDRYQWLRPPTRRPEANPLRPVALATALVASAELLARIDRFDERYPTPYAAVVALPEETDH from the coding sequence ATGGAATGGCTGTCTGCGGCGGCGGACAACCCGGTCGAGTGCCGGCAGGTGTGGGCGGACGATCCGCGGATGCCCGCATTGCTGCCGACTGGCCGCTTCTTCGACGTCTTGAGCGTGGACCAGCGCCTCGGCATGGAGATGTACGACCGGCTCCTGCGCAGTGGAATGCCGTTCGGGCCTACGGCCATCGACCGCAAGGCACAGCGAGTCGGATTCTTCCTCAACTCCCAGAGTCGCGAGTCCTTCACGCACTACCTCGAACGCGAAACCTCGACTCCTCCGACGTACCGGTACCTCGATGAGGGCTCGGCCGTGGTCGTCCCTGGTCCTACTCCGCTGTTCGATGACCGGTACCAATGGCTTCGCCCGCCCACGCGCCGGCCGGAAGCCAATCCGCTACGCCCGGTCGCCCTCGCGACGGCGCTGGTCGCTTCCGCGGAGTTGCTGGCACGGATCGACCGCTTCGACGAGCGGTACCCGACGCCATACGCCGCGGTGGTCGCCCTTCCCGAGGAGACCGACCACTGA